A single window of Gossypium arboreum isolate Shixiya-1 chromosome 13, ASM2569848v2, whole genome shotgun sequence DNA harbors:
- the LOC108485128 gene encoding putative phospholipid:diacylglycerol acyltransferase 2, whose product MASNFLRLRKPYYVESTINCSSSSDQKLVNLSFGIDETRNQTKKRQAKEHHGRRSCLDSCCWVTGYLCTTWWLLLFLYHCCLPFTVVHEVPELMPAVRLKREGLTGIHPVVLVPGIVTGGLELWEGKPCADGLFRKRLWGGGGFTQLLKRPLCWLEHLSLHNETGLDPPGIRVRPVPGLFGADYSAPGYFVWDVLVKNLAKIGYEGKNLHMAAYDWRLSFQNTEVRDRALSRLKSKIELMYRANGNKKVVVVPHSMGVAYFLHFLKWVETPPPMGGGGGLGWCAEHIKAIVNIGPSFLGVPKAVSNILSAEGKDVAYFRAMVPGVLDSGTLGLRALEHVMRVSRTWDSVVSLMPKGGETIWGNMDWSPEEEHVCDFSKKRYFRLSPSDNNVNKSNAKQVFRVKDPVKYGRIISFGKAASVLHSSQLPTAVLKEILHMSASRNFNSSCGEAWTEYDEMSRESIQKIGAADKAYTATTLFDLLRFVAPKMMNRTEAHFSHGIADNLDDPKYNHYKFWSNPLEMKLPDAPNMEIYCSYGVGIPTERSYVYKLSPSNKCKRIPYQIDTSVDGEDRSCLKSGVYFADGDESVPVLSAGFMCAKGWKGRTRFNPSGINTYVREYQSKPLTSGIKSMAHVDIMGNIALIEDILRVAAGATGEEIGGNKIYSDILRMSERINLRL is encoded by the exons ATGGCTTCTAATTTTCTCCGGCTAAGAAAACCATACTACGTTGAATCAACAATcaactgttcatcttcttccgaTCAAAAGCTTGTAAATTTGAGCTTTGGAATCGACGAAACAAGGAACCAAACAAAGAAGAGACAAGCTAAGGAACATCATGGGAGAAGATCATGTTTGGATTCATGTTGTTGGGTGACTGGTTACCTCTGCACCACTTGGTGGTTGCTTTTGTTTTTGTACCACTGTTGCTTGCCGTTCACAGTGGTTCATGAGGTGCCGGAACTAATGCCGGCGGTGAGGCTTAAACGTGAAGGGTTGACGGGAATTCACCCGGTGGTTTTAGTACCGGGGATTGTCACAGGTGGGCTTGAGTTGTGGGAAGGTAAGCCTTGTGCTGATGGTTTGTTTCGTAAACGACTTTGGGGTGGTGGTGGCTTTACTCAATTACTGAAGAG GCCATTGTGTTGGTTAGAGCACTTGTCTTTGCACAACGAAACCGGCCTCGACCCACCGGGAATACGGGTTCGTCCTGTTCCAGGACTGTTTGGAGCGGACTATTCAGCTCCGGGATACTTTGTGTGGGACGTTCTCGTTAAAAATTTGGCGAAAATCGGCTATGAGGGGAAGAATTTGCATATGGCTGCTTATGATTGGAGACTCTCTTTCCAGAATACAGAG GTTCGGGACCGTGCTCTTAGTAGGCTAAAGAGTAAAATTGAGTTAATGTATCGAGCCAACGGCAATAAAAAAGTGGTAGTTGTGCCTCATTCCATGGGAGTAGCCTATTTTCTTCACTTCCTTAAATGGGTCGAAACGCCACCTCCGATGGGAGGTGGTGGTGGCCTGGGTTGGTGCGCTGAACATATCAAGGCAATTGTGAACATCGGCCCGTCATTTCTTGGTGTTCCAAAGGCTGTTAGCAATATACTCTCTGCCGAGGGCAAAGACGTTGCTTATTTCAG AGCAATGGTACCGGGAGTTTTGGATTCGGGTACTTTAGGGCTTCGAGCATTAGAGCATGTCATGCGAGTGTCTCGAACATGGGATTCCGTTGTGTCATTGATGCCTAAAGGAGGAGAGACCATTTGGGGCAACATGGACTGGTCACCGGAGGAGGAGCATGTTTGCGACTTTTCTAAGAAAAGATACTTTCGGTTATCTCCGAGTGACAATAATGTCAATAAAAGCAACGCGAAACAAGTTTTCCGAGTGAAAGATCCGGTTAAGTACGGTAGAATTATCTCTTTTGGCAAGGCAGCTTCAGTGTTACATTCTTCACAGCTTCCTACTGCTGTTTTAAAG GAAATTTTGCACATGAGTGCGTCCCGGAACTTCAACTCATCATGCGGGGAAGCATGGACCGAGTATGACGAGATGAGCCGGGAAAGCATACAAAAAATCGGGGCAGCAGATAAAGCTTACACAGCAACAACTCTTTTTGATCTGTTACGTTTCGTGGCACCAAAAATGATGAATCGGACTGAAGCTCATTTTTCGCACGGAATTGCAGACAATCTCGATGATCCTAAATACAACCATTACAAATTCTGGTCTAATCCACTTGAAATGAA ATTACCCGATGCTCCGAACATGGAGATATATTGCTCGTATGGTGTTGGAATTCCTACCGAAAGATCATATGTGTACAAGCTATCACCAAGCAATAAGTGCAAACGTATTCCTTACCAAATCGATACCTCAGTCGATGGAGAAGACCGTAGTTGCTTGAAAAGTGGAGTATATTTTGCGGACGGAGACGAAAGTGTACCGGTTTTAAGCGCCGGATTCATGTGTGCTAAAGGTTGGAAAGGAAGAACTCGGTTTAATCCGTCCGGTATCAATACATACGTACGTGAGTACCAGAGCAAGCCGCTGACTAGTGGTATTAAGAGCATGGCACACGTTGACATAATGGGAAACATTGCTCTCATCGAAGACATACTACGTGTTGCGGCGGGAGCCACAGGAGAAGAGATCGGAGGCAATAAGATTTACTCGGATATATTGAGAATGTCCGAGAGGATAAATCTCCGACTGTGA
- the LOC108485658 gene encoding uncharacterized protein LOC108485658 gives MDYSLAALKLLCGQLKDARGTPSQSALTLGGILFQRVWLQGVLVSNDDEDHLLLDDSTGIVELNLSGDFRQRQWKTGMYVMVVGGYFVRTGDIPVIKVHKIVDLSPFPDREAMWYLEVLEAYKLFYQPLIEEFI, from the exons ATGGACTATAGTTTAGCAGCGCTGAAACTGCTATGCGGTCAACTAAAAGACGCTCGAGGAACACCTTCACAAAGCGCCTTAACCCTTGGCGGCATCCTCTTTCAACGTGTCTGGCTTCAG GGCGTTTTGGTTTCAAACGACGACGAAGATCACCTGCTTCTCGACGATAGCACTGGCATCGTCGAGCTTAACCTCTCCGGTGATTTCCGTCAACGTCAATGGAAAACAG gCATGTATGTAATGGTGGTGGGAGGATACTTTGTCCGTACAGGTGATATTCCTGTTATTAAG GTTCATAAGATTGTTGATTTATCTCCATTTCCGGATCGAGAAGCGATGTGGTATCTCGAAGTTTTGGAAGCTTACAAACTTTTCTACCAGCCGCTCATTGAAGAATTCATATGA